A section of the Bacillus pumilus genome encodes:
- the hslO gene encoding Hsp33 family molecular chaperone HslO, translating into MDYLVKALAYDGKVRAYAANTTDTINEAQRRHHTWPTASAAIGRTMTATVMMGAMLKGENKLTVKIEGGGPIGAIIADGNAKGQVRGYVSNPQVHFDLNEHGKLDVRRAVGTSGTLSVVKDIGLKDHFTGQTEIVSGEIGDDFTYYLVSSEQVPSSVGVGVLVNPDNSILAAGGFIIQLLPGTEDAVIERLEKRLSTIEPISKLIEKGMTPEEILEEVLGEKPQILETVPVEFSCNCSKERFANGIISLGKAEIDDMIEQDGQAEAQCHFCNETYVFTKEELEELREEITR; encoded by the coding sequence ATGGATTACTTAGTTAAAGCGTTAGCATATGACGGAAAAGTTCGAGCATATGCTGCAAACACAACAGATACAATCAACGAAGCACAAAGAAGACACCATACATGGCCAACAGCTTCAGCAGCGATTGGCAGAACAATGACTGCCACAGTCATGATGGGTGCTATGCTGAAAGGTGAAAATAAATTAACGGTCAAAATTGAAGGCGGTGGACCAATCGGTGCCATTATTGCTGATGGAAACGCAAAGGGCCAGGTGCGCGGATATGTCTCAAATCCACAAGTCCACTTTGACCTAAATGAACATGGCAAACTGGATGTTAGACGTGCAGTCGGGACATCTGGAACGTTAAGTGTTGTGAAAGATATCGGGCTGAAAGATCACTTTACAGGACAAACGGAGATCGTTTCAGGCGAAATTGGAGATGACTTCACTTATTATCTTGTCTCTTCTGAGCAAGTGCCTTCTTCTGTAGGTGTAGGGGTTCTCGTCAATCCAGATAACTCGATTCTCGCAGCTGGCGGTTTCATCATTCAATTGCTGCCTGGAACAGAAGATGCTGTCATTGAAAGATTAGAAAAGCGTCTCTCAACCATTGAACCCATTTCTAAACTCATCGAAAAAGGGATGACACCAGAAGAAATTTTAGAAGAAGTACTCGGAGAAAAACCTCAAATTTTAGAAACTGTACCTGTCGAATTCTCTTGTAACTGCTCAAAAGAACGTTTTGCTAATGGCATTATCAGCCTAGGGAAAGCCGAAATTGACGATATGATTGAACAAGACGGACAAGCAGAAGCTCAATGCCATTTTTGTAACGAAACGTATGTATTTACAAAAGAAGAGCTAGAAGAGCTACGTGAAGAAATAACCCGCTAA
- a CDS encoding peptidyl-prolyl cis-trans isomerase, whose product MKARVVWTFILVLLMINAVVIAYVLTKSQISQASSNGKSGEEIASIGKEKVTRQEWLKKMEDRYGKATLEQMINQKVVNQLAKENKLEVSSKEINRELLMLKAVSNNFYEDGHTSEKDWTEQIRYQILLEQLLTRDAVVSEKEAKSFYEKNKDLYQYDDSYRIRHIVVKTKDEAENVLKDLKGGSSFEAVAAERSIDRYTSPYGGDLGFVTEEQESIPALYIQEAQKLQPDEWTKEPIETKNGYAIIQLKEKLDGRSFSYEEVKNQIKRQIAMEDLGEKANVKTLWKEAKVTWFYDGEQD is encoded by the coding sequence CTGAAAGCAAGAGTGGTATGGACATTTATTCTCGTGTTGCTTATGATCAATGCCGTTGTTATTGCATATGTATTAACAAAGTCGCAAATATCACAGGCTTCTTCAAACGGGAAGAGCGGTGAAGAAATTGCGTCGATTGGAAAAGAAAAGGTGACACGTCAAGAATGGTTAAAGAAGATGGAAGACCGCTATGGAAAGGCAACACTTGAGCAAATGATTAATCAGAAGGTGGTCAATCAGCTTGCGAAAGAAAACAAGCTTGAAGTGTCCTCAAAAGAAATCAATCGTGAATTGCTGATGCTTAAAGCGGTATCTAATAATTTCTATGAAGATGGACATACGAGTGAAAAAGATTGGACAGAACAGATTCGTTATCAAATTTTATTGGAGCAGCTTTTAACGAGAGATGCTGTCGTTTCTGAAAAAGAAGCGAAATCCTTTTATGAAAAAAACAAGGACTTATATCAATATGATGATTCATACCGTATTCGTCATATCGTCGTGAAGACAAAAGACGAAGCTGAAAATGTATTGAAGGATCTGAAAGGCGGATCTAGCTTCGAAGCGGTGGCAGCTGAACGCTCTATTGATCGCTACACCTCTCCATATGGCGGAGATCTTGGGTTTGTGACAGAAGAACAAGAAAGCATCCCAGCCCTATACATACAAGAAGCTCAAAAACTTCAGCCAGATGAATGGACAAAAGAACCGATTGAGACCAAAAACGGGTATGCCATTATTCAATTGAAAGAAAAATTAGATGGCCGCTCCTTCTCGTATGAAGAAGTCAAAAATCAGATCAAAAGGCAGATTGCTATGGAAGATCTAGGTGAAAAGGCGAATGTCAAAACCCTGTGGAAAGAAGCAAAAGTCACATGGTTTTACGATGGCGAGCAGGACTAA
- a CDS encoding type III pantothenate kinase yields MLLVIDVGNTNTVLGVYHNGDLNYHWRIETSRHKTEDEFGMAIRSLFDYVGLMFDQIEGIIISSVVPPMMFALERMCEKYFHITPQIVGPGMKTGLNIMCDNPKEVGADRIVNAVAAIHLYGAPLIVVDFGTATTYCYINEQKQYMGGAIAPGITISTEALYTRAAKLPRIEIVRPDHIVGKNTISAMQSGILYGYVGQVEGIVKRMKQQAKQTPKVIATGGLSTLIGNESDCIDIVDPFLTLKGLQLIYERNRVGVL; encoded by the coding sequence TTGTTACTCGTGATAGATGTAGGGAACACAAATACCGTTTTAGGTGTTTATCATAATGGCGATCTAAACTACCATTGGCGAATTGAAACAAGCCGTCATAAAACAGAAGATGAATTTGGTATGGCCATTAGGTCTTTATTTGATTATGTCGGCCTAATGTTTGACCAAATAGAAGGAATTATCATATCGTCTGTTGTCCCGCCAATGATGTTTGCATTAGAAAGAATGTGCGAGAAGTACTTTCACATAACTCCCCAAATTGTAGGGCCTGGAATGAAGACTGGATTAAACATTATGTGTGACAATCCAAAGGAAGTCGGGGCTGATCGAATTGTGAATGCCGTAGCGGCGATTCACCTTTATGGGGCACCTCTCATTGTCGTAGACTTTGGTACAGCGACAACCTACTGCTATATCAATGAACAAAAACAATACATGGGTGGGGCGATTGCACCTGGTATTACCATCTCAACAGAGGCTTTATATACAAGAGCGGCAAAACTGCCGAGAATTGAAATTGTCCGTCCAGATCACATTGTTGGAAAAAACACCATTAGTGCGATGCAATCTGGCATCCTTTATGGATATGTTGGGCAAGTCGAGGGAATAGTGAAACGGATGAAGCAGCAAGCGAAACAAACACCGAAAGTCATTGCAACAGGCGGTTTGTCGACATTGATTGGAAATGAATCAGACTGCATTGATATTGTCGATCCGTTCTTAACATTAAAGGGACTTCAACTCATTTATGAACGTAATCGTGTCGGTGTATTATAG
- a CDS encoding protein kinase domain-containing protein: protein MNSVSNIPLGTVIHGKWHHHHYRIVKELGKGANGIVYLAESPNGQVALKVSDDSMLIASEVNVLKSFSKAPVKTMGPSFYDMDDAIYPGMLQKRSFYVMEYVRGPLLLDFVKQKGDEWIVVLMVQLLSNLAHLHQEGWIFGDLKPDNLIVSGPPATIRCIDVGGTTKAGRAIKEYTEFFDRGYWGFGTRKAEPSYDLFALSMVMVNCAYKKEFKKGVEPEKQLYRAIEGHPLLKRYERVLKAALQGKYQSAAAMKSAMLKEGQLIASRKASQKKQQQKNGQRPADQQNQQVTSRSRVAAAKRTQVRKKSGGLFETILIVCSVLALYCAYVVLFLL from the coding sequence ATGAATTCGGTTTCTAACATTCCGTTAGGCACGGTGATTCATGGGAAATGGCATCACCATCATTACCGCATTGTAAAAGAGCTGGGAAAAGGGGCGAACGGTATTGTCTATCTAGCCGAATCGCCAAATGGTCAAGTAGCCCTTAAAGTGAGTGATGACAGTATGCTCATTGCATCTGAAGTCAATGTATTAAAATCCTTTTCTAAGGCTCCTGTGAAAACCATGGGGCCTTCTTTTTATGATATGGATGATGCGATTTATCCCGGCATGCTTCAAAAGCGTTCCTTTTATGTAATGGAGTATGTCAGAGGCCCATTACTGCTTGATTTTGTCAAACAAAAAGGTGATGAATGGATCGTCGTTTTAATGGTTCAGCTTTTATCTAACCTAGCTCATTTACATCAAGAAGGGTGGATCTTTGGTGACTTGAAGCCAGACAATCTTATTGTGTCAGGTCCCCCAGCCACGATCCGGTGCATTGATGTAGGGGGAACGACAAAAGCAGGCAGAGCAATCAAGGAATATACAGAGTTTTTTGATCGAGGCTATTGGGGATTCGGTACAAGAAAGGCAGAGCCATCCTATGATCTATTTGCCTTAAGCATGGTGATGGTGAATTGTGCGTATAAGAAAGAATTCAAAAAAGGAGTAGAACCGGAAAAGCAGCTTTACAGAGCCATTGAAGGACATCCTTTGTTAAAGCGATATGAAAGGGTGTTAAAGGCTGCTCTACAAGGTAAATATCAATCAGCGGCGGCAATGAAGAGTGCGATGCTGAAAGAAGGCCAGCTGATCGCTTCAAGAAAAGCGAGTCAAAAGAAGCAACAGCAAAAAAATGGGCAAAGGCCAGCTGATCAACAAAACCAACAGGTGACTTCACGATCGAGAGTTGCAGCAGCAAAAAGAACACAAGTACGCAAAAAATCAGGTGGGCTTTTTGAAACGATTCTTATCGTGTGCAGTGTACTTGCTCTTTACTGTGCATATGTCGTTTTGTTCCTGCTATAG
- the cysK gene encoding cysteine synthase A translates to MARIANSVFELIGNTPVVKLNRLVDEDSADVYLKLEYMNPGSSVKDRIALAMIEDAEAKGTLKAGDTLIEPTSGNTGIGLAMVAAAKGINAILVMPDTMSQERRNLLRAYGAELVLTPGAEGMKGAIKKAEELAEEHGYFMPQQFSNEANAEIHRRTTGKEILEQFDGELDAFIAGVGTGGTITGAGEVLKEAIPSIQLYAVEPTDSPVLSGGKPGPHKIQGIGAGFIPSILNTEVYDGIIQVKNEDAFELARKAAKEEGILGGISSGAAIYAALQTAKKLGKGKKVLAIIPSNGERYLSTPLYQFD, encoded by the coding sequence ATGGCTCGTATTGCAAATTCAGTTTTTGAACTAATAGGAAATACACCAGTCGTTAAATTAAACCGTTTAGTAGATGAAGACAGTGCGGATGTCTACTTGAAACTTGAATATATGAACCCGGGCAGCAGTGTAAAAGATCGTATTGCGTTAGCGATGATCGAAGATGCTGAAGCGAAAGGTACTTTAAAAGCCGGCGACACGCTCATCGAACCAACAAGCGGAAACACTGGGATCGGTCTTGCAATGGTAGCGGCAGCTAAAGGAATTAACGCCATTCTAGTGATGCCAGACACAATGAGTCAGGAGCGTCGCAACCTTTTACGCGCTTATGGTGCAGAGCTTGTATTAACACCGGGTGCAGAAGGAATGAAAGGCGCCATCAAAAAGGCAGAAGAATTGGCAGAAGAGCACGGTTACTTCATGCCTCAGCAATTTAGCAACGAAGCCAATGCAGAGATTCACCGTCGTACGACAGGAAAAGAAATTCTTGAACAGTTTGACGGCGAGCTTGATGCATTTATTGCAGGTGTTGGGACGGGCGGCACAATTACAGGTGCTGGTGAAGTCTTAAAAGAAGCCATCCCATCAATTCAGCTTTATGCGGTAGAGCCGACAGATTCACCTGTATTATCAGGCGGAAAGCCAGGCCCGCATAAAATCCAAGGGATTGGAGCAGGTTTTATTCCTTCCATCTTGAACACGGAAGTATACGATGGTATTATCCAAGTGAAAAACGAAGATGCATTTGAGCTTGCAAGAAAAGCAGCGAAAGAGGAAGGAATCCTTGGCGGTATTTCTTCAGGAGCAGCCATTTATGCAGCACTTCAAACAGCGAAGAAACTTGGTAAAGGGAAAAAGGTTCTCGCAATCATCCCAAGTAATGGGGAGCGTTACCTCAGCACACCTCTTTATCAATTCGATTAA
- the hpt gene encoding hypoxanthine phosphoribosyltransferase, with protein MKQDIEKVLISEEEIQQKVKELGATLTSDYDGEFPLAIGVLKGALPFMADLIKHIDTYLELDFMDVSSYGKSTVSSGEVKIIKDLDTSVEGRDILIMEDIIDSGLTLSYLVELFRYRKANSIKIVTLLDKPSGRKADIKADYVGFEVPDAFVVGYGLDFAERYRNLPYIGVLKPSVYEG; from the coding sequence ATGAAACAAGATATTGAAAAGGTTTTGATCTCAGAAGAAGAGATCCAGCAAAAAGTGAAGGAACTGGGTGCAACATTAACCAGCGATTATGATGGTGAATTTCCCCTGGCTATTGGTGTTTTGAAAGGGGCTCTTCCATTCATGGCAGACCTGATCAAACACATTGATACATATTTAGAACTTGATTTTATGGATGTATCTAGCTACGGAAAATCTACCGTATCTTCAGGAGAAGTAAAGATCATTAAAGATCTAGATACTTCTGTTGAAGGAAGAGATATTTTAATTATGGAAGATATCATCGACAGTGGGTTAACTTTGAGCTATCTGGTAGAGCTTTTCCGATACCGTAAAGCAAACTCCATAAAAATTGTGACATTGCTTGATAAACCAAGTGGTCGTAAAGCAGACATCAAAGCAGATTATGTTGGATTTGAAGTACCAGATGCATTTGTTGTCGGCTATGGATTGGATTTCGCTGAACGTTACCGAAACCTCCCGTATATTGGAGTGTTAAAACCATCTGTTTACGAGGGCTAA
- the spoIIE gene encoding stage II sporulation protein E: MEKLERRTDLTGAGFERISAGLKKMKNLFLHHTHSLFFYKGFIYVVLGFLLGRAFILSEIMPFALPFFGSMLLIKRDKALLACLALLAGAMTISPQNALFVFASLIVFLLMSKVVSFIIKDPVKTLPVVIVLSMLITRGAFVYLEQGAVQSYDYVMAGVEAGLAFILTLIFLQSLPIFTVRKIKHSLKVEEIICFMILIASVLTGLAGITFQGMQAEHILSRYVVLSFAFIGGASIGCTVGVVTGLILGLANIGNLYQMSLLAFSGLLGGLLKEGKKAGAAIGLIVGSLLISLYGEGSAGLMTTLYESLIAVVLFLLTPQSVTSKVAKYIPGTVEHVQEQQQYARKVRDVTAKKVDQFSNVFHALSESFATFYESIPEEKKQEEDVDLFLSTITERSCQTCYKKNKCWVQNFDTTYELMKQVMHESDEKTYEQNRKLKKKFSQHCSKSKHVEELIEEEIAYYKANQTLKKKVQDSRRLVAEQLMGVSQVMEDFSREIKREREQHFIQEEQMIEALQHFGIEIQQVEIYSLEQGNVDIEMRIPYCQGHGECEKIIAPMLSDILEEQILVKAEQCAEHPTGYCHVVFGSAKSYRVATGVAHAAKGGGLVSGDSYSMMELGAGKYAAAISDGMGNGARAHFESNETIKLLEKILASGINEKVAIKTINSILSLRTTDEIYSTLDLSIIDLQDASCKFLKIGSTPSFIKRGDQVMKVQASNLPIGIIDEFEVEVVSEQMKAGDLLIMMSDGIFEGPKHIENHDLWVKRKMKSFKTEDPQEIADLLMEEVIRTRSGQIDDDMTVVVIRLDHNTPKWASIPTGTFYLEKQEIS, from the coding sequence ATGGAAAAACTAGAAAGAAGAACTGATTTAACAGGAGCGGGGTTTGAAAGAATCAGTGCAGGGTTAAAGAAGATGAAAAACCTGTTTCTTCATCATACGCATTCTCTTTTTTTCTATAAAGGGTTTATTTATGTCGTTCTAGGCTTTTTATTAGGACGAGCCTTTATATTATCTGAAATCATGCCATTTGCTCTGCCTTTCTTTGGGTCCATGCTGCTTATCAAAAGAGACAAGGCCCTGCTTGCTTGTCTCGCTTTACTTGCTGGAGCCATGACGATATCACCTCAAAATGCATTGTTTGTGTTTGCATCGCTGATCGTCTTCCTCCTTATGTCCAAGGTGGTTTCTTTCATCATCAAAGATCCAGTGAAAACATTGCCGGTTGTCATTGTACTGTCAATGCTGATCACCAGAGGAGCATTTGTTTACCTAGAGCAAGGTGCTGTGCAAAGCTACGATTACGTTATGGCGGGTGTCGAGGCAGGACTTGCCTTCATTTTGACACTGATTTTCCTTCAAAGCCTGCCGATTTTTACAGTCAGGAAAATCAAACACTCCTTAAAGGTTGAAGAAATTATTTGTTTTATGATTTTGATTGCCTCAGTTTTAACAGGTCTGGCGGGGATCACATTTCAAGGAATGCAGGCAGAACATATTTTGTCACGATATGTAGTATTGAGCTTTGCCTTTATTGGAGGAGCAAGTATTGGTTGTACAGTTGGTGTCGTGACTGGATTAATTCTCGGTCTCGCTAACATCGGAAACCTTTATCAAATGAGTCTTCTTGCCTTTTCAGGTTTATTAGGGGGATTGCTGAAAGAGGGGAAGAAAGCAGGCGCAGCCATTGGCTTAATTGTGGGCTCCTTACTGATTTCATTGTACGGAGAAGGATCAGCAGGACTCATGACGACGCTATATGAATCGCTGATTGCGGTTGTGCTCTTCTTGCTCACGCCACAATCCGTAACCTCTAAGGTAGCGAAATATATTCCTGGTACGGTAGAGCATGTACAGGAGCAGCAGCAATACGCCCGGAAAGTACGAGATGTGACAGCAAAAAAGGTAGACCAATTTTCTAATGTATTTCATGCGCTGTCTGAGAGTTTTGCGACATTTTACGAATCCATTCCTGAAGAAAAGAAACAGGAAGAGGATGTAGATCTTTTTTTAAGTACGATCACAGAACGATCCTGTCAAACGTGCTATAAGAAAAATAAATGCTGGGTGCAGAACTTTGATACAACCTATGAACTCATGAAACAAGTTATGCATGAATCTGATGAAAAAACCTACGAGCAAAACCGGAAATTGAAGAAGAAATTTAGCCAGCACTGCTCAAAATCAAAACATGTCGAGGAATTGATTGAAGAGGAGATCGCTTACTATAAAGCCAACCAGACCTTGAAGAAAAAGGTTCAAGACAGCAGACGACTTGTAGCTGAACAGCTGATGGGCGTCTCACAAGTGATGGAGGATTTTTCCCGGGAAATAAAACGGGAAAGAGAACAGCATTTTATTCAAGAAGAGCAGATGATAGAAGCACTTCAGCACTTTGGAATTGAAATTCAACAAGTAGAAATTTATAGCTTGGAGCAGGGGAATGTCGATATTGAAATGAGAATCCCCTATTGCCAAGGGCATGGGGAATGTGAGAAAATCATCGCCCCCATGCTCTCAGATATTTTAGAAGAGCAGATTTTAGTCAAGGCAGAGCAGTGTGCAGAGCACCCAACAGGCTATTGTCACGTTGTATTTGGCTCTGCAAAGTCATATCGAGTAGCTACAGGCGTAGCGCATGCAGCGAAAGGCGGAGGGTTAGTGTCTGGAGACAGCTACAGCATGATGGAGCTGGGTGCGGGCAAATATGCCGCAGCTATTAGTGATGGGATGGGTAATGGAGCAAGGGCTCACTTTGAAAGCAATGAAACGATTAAGCTGTTAGAAAAAATATTAGCTTCAGGTATCAATGAAAAAGTAGCGATTAAAACCATTAATAGTATTTTATCTTTACGAACGACAGATGAAATCTATTCAACATTAGATTTATCCATTATTGATTTACAGGATGCGAGCTGTAAATTCCTTAAGATCGGTTCAACACCCAGCTTTATTAAACGGGGTGATCAGGTGATGAAGGTACAAGCGAGTAATTTACCGATTGGGATTATTGATGAATTTGAAGTGGAGGTTGTGAGTGAACAGATGAAGGCAGGAGATCTGCTGATTATGATGAGCGATGGCATCTTTGAAGGACCAAAGCATATTGAAAATCATGATCTCTGGGTGAAGCGCAAAATGAAAAGCTTTAAAACAGAAGATCCGCAAGAGATTGCTGATTTATTAATGGAAGAGGTCATTCGAACAAGATCGGGTCAAATCGATGACGATATGACGGTTGTTGTCATCAGGCTTGATCACAATACGCCTAAATGGGCATCCATTCCGACAGGTACATTCTATCTTGAGAAACAAGAGATTTCTTGA
- the ftsH gene encoding ATP-dependent zinc metalloprotease FtsH, translating into MNRVFRNTIFYILILLLVIGVVSWLGSPNQKPENMSYSKFSQNLSAGKVESISIQPVRGVYEIRGQLDGAKKDEYFITHVPDGQGVDQIYSALKNTDVKVEPAPETNGWLQVLTTIIPFIIIFILFFFLLNQAQGGGSRVMNFGKSKAKLYTEEKKRVKFKDVAGADEEKQELVEVVEFLKDPRKFAELGARIPKGVLLVGPPGTGKTLLARASAGEAGVPFFSISGSDFVEMFVGVGASRVRDLFENAKKNAPCLIFIDEIDAVGRQRGAGLGGGHDEREQTLNQLLVEMDGFSANEGIIIIAATNRADILDPALLRPGRFDRQITVDRPDVIGREEVLKVHAKNKPLDDTVNLKAIASRTPGFSGADLENLLNEAALVAARHNKKKIDMRDIDEATDRVIAGPAKKSRVISKKERNIVAYHEAGHTVIGLILDEADMVHKVTIVPRGQAGGYAVMLPREDRYFQTKPELLDKIVGLLGGRVAEEITFGEVSTGAHNDFQRATGIARRMVTEFGMSDKLGPLQFGQAQGGQVFLGRDFNNEPNYSEAIAYEIDQEVQRFIKESYERAKQILTENKDKLEIIAQALLEVETLDAEQIKSLYETGKLPERVYADDEEKNDDVKVNIKKKEEDEEI; encoded by the coding sequence ATGAATCGGGTTTTTCGTAATACGATTTTTTATATACTTATTTTATTACTTGTGATAGGGGTAGTCAGTTGGTTAGGATCCCCTAATCAAAAGCCTGAGAACATGTCTTACAGCAAATTTTCGCAAAATCTAAGTGCGGGAAAAGTGGAGAGTATCTCCATTCAGCCTGTAAGAGGGGTTTATGAAATTCGTGGTCAATTAGATGGCGCGAAGAAAGATGAATACTTCATTACCCATGTTCCAGATGGTCAAGGTGTTGACCAGATTTACAGTGCACTGAAGAATACAGATGTAAAAGTAGAACCAGCACCTGAAACAAATGGATGGCTGCAAGTTCTGACAACCATCATTCCGTTCATCATCATCTTTATCCTGTTCTTCTTCTTATTGAACCAAGCTCAGGGCGGTGGAAGCCGTGTCATGAACTTTGGTAAGAGTAAGGCGAAGCTTTACACAGAAGAGAAGAAACGTGTGAAATTTAAAGATGTTGCCGGTGCAGATGAAGAAAAGCAAGAACTTGTAGAAGTGGTTGAATTCCTGAAGGATCCACGTAAATTCGCGGAGCTTGGCGCAAGAATTCCTAAAGGGGTTTTACTAGTAGGACCTCCAGGTACAGGTAAAACATTGCTTGCGAGAGCATCTGCTGGAGAAGCAGGCGTTCCTTTCTTTAGCATCAGTGGTTCTGACTTCGTCGAGATGTTCGTCGGTGTCGGTGCATCACGTGTACGTGATTTATTCGAAAATGCGAAAAAGAATGCACCATGCTTAATCTTTATTGATGAGATTGATGCAGTGGGTCGTCAGCGTGGAGCAGGTCTTGGCGGTGGTCATGACGAGCGTGAACAAACGCTTAACCAGCTTCTTGTTGAAATGGATGGTTTTAGTGCGAACGAAGGTATTATTATCATCGCTGCGACAAACCGTGCAGATATCCTAGATCCTGCATTGCTGCGTCCGGGACGTTTTGACCGTCAAATTACGGTTGACCGCCCAGATGTCATTGGCCGTGAAGAAGTACTGAAGGTTCATGCGAAAAACAAACCGCTTGATGACACAGTGAACTTGAAAGCCATTGCAAGCAGAACACCTGGGTTCTCTGGAGCAGATCTTGAGAACTTACTAAACGAAGCAGCACTTGTTGCTGCCCGTCATAACAAAAAGAAAATTGATATGCGTGATATCGACGAAGCGACTGACCGTGTCATCGCTGGGCCGGCGAAGAAAAGCCGTGTCATTTCGAAGAAAGAACGTAATATCGTGGCTTACCATGAAGCAGGTCATACCGTCATTGGTCTTATCCTAGACGAAGCGGACATGGTGCATAAAGTAACGATCGTTCCTCGTGGTCAGGCAGGCGGATATGCGGTTATGCTTCCAAGAGAAGACCGTTATTTCCAAACGAAGCCTGAGCTTCTTGATAAAATTGTCGGCTTGCTCGGCGGTCGTGTTGCAGAGGAAATTACGTTTGGCGAAGTAAGTACAGGCGCTCACAACGACTTCCAACGTGCAACTGGCATTGCAAGAAGAATGGTTACAGAGTTCGGTATGTCTGATAAACTTGGTCCACTACAATTCGGTCAAGCACAAGGAGGTCAAGTTTTCCTTGGCCGCGATTTCAACAACGAGCCGAATTATAGTGAAGCGATCGCTTACGAAATTGACCAAGAAGTTCAGCGTTTCATTAAGGAGAGCTACGAACGTGCGAAACAAATTCTTACTGAGAATAAAGATAAGTTAGAAATTATCGCACAAGCTCTTCTAGAAGTTGAAACATTAGATGCTGAGCAAATTAAATCTCTTTACGAAACTGGAAAGCTTCCAGAGCGTGTATACGCAGATGACGAAGAGAAAAATGATGATGTGAAAGTAAACATCAAGAAAAAAGAAGAAGACGAGGAGATCTAA
- a CDS encoding vWA domain-containing protein, with the protein MRKGHVNQILLITDGCSNHGEDPLAIASLAKEQGITVNVIGIMEENRHDHEAMKEVEGIALAGGGIHQVVYVQQLSQTVQMVTKKAMTQTLQGVVNKELQQILGKDTEIEELPPDKRGEVMEVVDELGETVHLQVLVLVDTSASMKPKLPTVKEALIDLSISLNSRIGENQFGMCIFPGKNSDAEIVLNWTPRFDSLSSIFPKLTTGGITPTGPALREALQHFKSVRSRKGLLEAKEEHDEFGF; encoded by the coding sequence ATGCGAAAAGGTCACGTAAACCAAATCTTATTGATTACAGATGGCTGCTCAAATCACGGGGAAGATCCACTTGCGATTGCCTCATTGGCAAAGGAACAAGGGATTACAGTCAATGTTATTGGCATTATGGAGGAAAACAGACACGATCATGAAGCAATGAAAGAAGTTGAAGGAATTGCTCTCGCAGGTGGAGGCATTCATCAAGTGGTCTACGTCCAACAGTTATCTCAAACGGTACAAATGGTTACAAAAAAAGCGATGACACAAACCTTGCAAGGTGTTGTGAATAAAGAATTGCAGCAAATACTTGGCAAGGACACTGAAATTGAAGAGCTTCCGCCTGATAAACGCGGGGAAGTGATGGAAGTAGTTGATGAGTTAGGAGAGACGGTTCATCTTCAAGTGCTTGTGCTTGTTGATACAAGTGCAAGTATGAAACCGAAGCTTCCGACCGTTAAAGAAGCACTCATTGATCTATCCATTAGTTTAAATTCAAGAATTGGTGAAAATCAGTTTGGAATGTGTATATTTCCCGGGAAAAACTCAGATGCTGAAATTGTGTTGAATTGGACGCCTCGATTCGATTCACTATCATCTATTTTCCCGAAACTGACCACGGGGGGAATCACCCCAACTGGACCAGCGCTTCGAGAAGCACTCCAGCATTTCAAATCAGTTCGTTCGCGTAAAGGGCTGCTTGAAGCAAAGGAAGAGCATGATGAATTCGGTTTCTAA